The Cellvibrio polysaccharolyticus genomic interval CGCCGCGATGAATGAACAATACCTGCCGCGTTTTGCCGGTGACAACTTACCGCAAACCGTGACCGGTACTATTATTGCGCTGGCTGATCGCCTCGACACCCTCACCGGTATCTTCGGTATTGGCCAACAACCTACCGGCTCGAAAGACCCGTTTGCACTGCGTCGCGCCAGTATTGCGGTACTGCGTTTGCTGGTAGAGAAAAAGCTCGACCTCGACCTGCGTGCGCTGCTGGATGTCGCTCGTGCCCAGCACAAATCACTCACCGCCGGTGACGACTTAACCGACACTATTCTCGGCTATATGCTGGAGCGGTTCCGCGCTTTCTACGAAGATGCCAACATCCCTGCTGAAGTTTTCCAGGCGGTAAACGCCAAAAAAATCAGCGTACCGCTGGATATCGACCAGCGCGTGCAGGCCGTTTTCGAATTCAGCAAACTGCCGCAAGCACAAGCCCTGGCTGCTGCCAACAAGCGTGTATCCAATATTCTCGACAAGCAAAGCGGCAACGTCAGCAGCCAGATCAACGCAGCCCTCTTGCAGGAAGATGCCGAAAAGCAACTGGCGCAAGCCATTGAAGCCAAAGCAGCGGTTGTGCAGCCGTTATTCGCCGCCCGCGAATACACCAAAGCCCTGGCAACCCTGGCAGACTTGCAGCCCACCGTGGATGCCTTCTTTGACAGCGTGATGGTGATGAGCGACGACCCGGCATTACAACAAAACCGCCTGGCGCTGTTACAGCAACTGCGCGGCCTGTTCCTGGAAGTGGCTGATATTTCCTTGCTGGTTCCTGCTAAAAATTAATGCCTGAAACATCACGCGATGTTTCAGGGCGGCTTGAACCACGTTTCAAACTGCTGACAAATTCCATGCAGGCACAATGCAAGTTTGGCGTTGGAACGTTTGTTCCAAAACCGTCGAGTCAGGGATGACTCGCCGGAGCTACAAGGATGTATTCATGCGCTTTTGGAACAAACGTTCCAATGACAAACGAACAGAATGGCACTTGGGAACAGGATTTTTACCAGCAAGCACCTCCAACCCGGAACATCAAAACCCTGGATAACACACCATGAAACTGATCATCCTCGACCGCGATGGTGTTATTAATCACGACCGCAATGATTACGTAAAATCGGCTGATGAATGTGTGCCCGTTGAAGGCAGCATTGAAGCGATTGCGCGCCTGCACCAGGCCGGTTACACCGTGGTCGTTGCCACCAACCAATCGGGCCTTGCCCGTGGCAAATTTGATCTCGACGACCTCGAAGCCATCCACCACAAACTCACCCGGCTGGTAGAAGAACAGGGCGGTGAAATCAGCGCCATCTTCTACTGCCCGCACGCCCCGGAAGACAACTGCAAATGCCGCAAACCCAAAACCGGCTTGCTGGATGCCATCGAAGCCGAATTCAACACCTCGGTAGAAGGCGTCAGATTTATCGGTGATACCCTGCGTGACATCCAGGCAGGTGAAAGCAAAGCCTGTCTGCCAATACTGGTGAAAAGCGGCAAAGGCAGCGCCACCCTGGCAGACCTGCAACAAACCACCGACCCGGAACTGGCAGCGCTGCTGACCAGACTGCCGGTATTTGAAAATCTCGCCGCGGTTGCGGATGATTTGCTCAGCCAACAGGATTAAACCCTAACGTGCTCTACCTACGCTCCCTGATTTTCGTTATTGGCCACAACCTCACCGGTGTGCTCGCCGGTCTGGTCGCGGTCATCATCTGGCCGCTGCTGCCCTACTCCCTGCGCTGGAAAATTGTCACCCTGTGGAATCGCTTCACCCTCGCATGGCTGCGCATTTGCTGCGGCGTAAAACTGAACATTGTGGGTGAAGTCGACAGGAGCGCCTACCCTTGCGTGGTCATGGCCAATCACCAAAGCACCTGGGAAACCATGTTTCTGCAATATTATTTCGGCCCGGTGAGTACCATTTTGAAAAAGGAATTGCTGCGCATTCCTTTTTTCGGTTGGGGGCTCGCCTCGCTGCGGCCGATTGCGATTGACCGCAACAACCCGATTCAAGCGCTTAAAGATGTTAAAAGCAAAGGGCTGCTGCGCCTGAAACAGGGAAATAACTTGCTGGTATTTCCCGAAGGCACCCGCGTGCCGCTCGGCGAGAAAGGCAACTATGCCCGCAGCGGTGCCGATATCGCCTGCAGTGCCGGTGTGCCGGTTATACCCATTGCCCACAACGGTGCCGAATGCTGGCCAAACAAAAGCCTGATCAAATATCCTGGCACCATTACTGTGGTTATCGGCGCGCCTATCAGCACCGAAGGGCGCGATCGCAAGGAACTGACCGAGAGCGTAAAAAACTGGATCGAAGAACAAGTGGCCACGTTTCCACCCGCACGCGCCGATGGTTTACGCCCCTGGCTGGATGAAAAAAGTCAGTAACTTGTCGACTGGTATACCAGTTTACAAATTTTTATTTTTCCCGCTTTTATGACAATCCCCGCCTTTTACTGAAAGATGCCACCAGGATAAGCGATGTTCGCATCGCTTACTTTTTCAGTCCTTCTGGTTAAATTGACTTTAAAAGCGTTTTTTTGCATTGTAACGCCTGTTTTTCCTAACTCATTGACGGGAATTTTCCTGCGCAATAATTCATAACAGCAGGCGACACACATGCTCAAATCATCCCTTATCGCTGTTGCGCTATTGTTTAGCGCATTGCTTTCTCCGGTAACCCTGGCGGAAGATGGCTACGAAATGTGGCTGCGTTACCACACCGTTGCTGATAACAACCGATTAAAAGAATATCGTGGCCAGATCAAACAACTGGTAGTAGAAGGTGAATCGCCCACTCTGGCGGCAGCCCGTCAGGAATTGCAAAGCGGCTTGAGCGGCTTACTCGGCCTAACCGTGCCGGTACAAACCGGTCTGGCCCGCCAGGGCTCTGTGGTGGTCGGCACGCCCGCCAGCTCACCGCTGATTGCCGGGCTGGATCTGGGTGACGCCTTGCAAGCCGTAGGGCCGGAAGGTTTTATTATTCGCCACACTCGCATCAACAAACGCGATGCGCTGGTGATCGCCGCCAATACCGATGTGGGTGCGCTTTACGGCAGTTTCCATTTCCTGCGCCTGCTGC includes:
- the gmhB gene encoding D-glycero-beta-D-manno-heptose 1,7-bisphosphate 7-phosphatase, whose amino-acid sequence is MKLIILDRDGVINHDRNDYVKSADECVPVEGSIEAIARLHQAGYTVVVATNQSGLARGKFDLDDLEAIHHKLTRLVEEQGGEISAIFYCPHAPEDNCKCRKPKTGLLDAIEAEFNTSVEGVRFIGDTLRDIQAGESKACLPILVKSGKGSATLADLQQTTDPELAALLTRLPVFENLAAVADDLLSQQD
- a CDS encoding lysophospholipid acyltransferase family protein, giving the protein MLYLRSLIFVIGHNLTGVLAGLVAVIIWPLLPYSLRWKIVTLWNRFTLAWLRICCGVKLNIVGEVDRSAYPCVVMANHQSTWETMFLQYYFGPVSTILKKELLRIPFFGWGLASLRPIAIDRNNPIQALKDVKSKGLLRLKQGNNLLVFPEGTRVPLGEKGNYARSGADIACSAGVPVIPIAHNGAECWPNKSLIKYPGTITVVIGAPISTEGRDRKELTESVKNWIEEQVATFPPARADGLRPWLDEKSQ